A region of Lycium ferocissimum isolate CSIRO_LF1 unplaced genomic scaffold, AGI_CSIRO_Lferr_CH_V1 ctg5710, whole genome shotgun sequence DNA encodes the following proteins:
- the LOC132044978 gene encoding uncharacterized protein LOC132044978 codes for MERDAKIGEDESIMNQLHSLRKEMRNMRVTRGSESLDYDDLCIHPDIGMPVGYKPPKFDIFDGTGDPHAHLRAYCDKLVGVGRNEKLRMKLFIRSLSGEALTWYTRQDPRKWSDWQDMAGDFMNRFGFNTEITPDKFSLSNIQKKATESFQDYARRWRIEAARVMPPLDESELSKYFIRAQEGIYFEKMMGSMGQKFADLVKMGDFLEEGIKSGKIQSMAALQAASKAIQSGSISGIKKKKEDISNITPYYRRGESSRRYPTNPQIFAHAPYVPYPAYNAQPHYNPPRAPTYQNPPRPYTPIQAPVHQNRPPYAPRPRPTPEVRNTRTYTPIAEPLAQLFERLRTAGLLQPVEGRIPDPIPRNFDGNKRCAYHSGIQGHDTEECFGLKNQVEALIKSGAIQCTTAPPNVNNNPLPNHGNRAVNMISFNEEYDLEGTIVPVGNTEAFVATSPTAPIITVQLKALKNRSYIPTKIRGDHRCSKKARL; via the coding sequence ATGGAGAGAGATGCCAAGATAGGAGAAGACGAATCAATCATGAACCAGCTGCACAGTCTAAGGAAAGAAATGAGGAACATGCGAGTCACTCGGGGAAGTGAGAGTTTGGATTATGATGATCTATGCATACACCCGGATATTGGCATGCCAGTAGGGTACAAACCTCCTAAGTTTGATATTTTTGATGGGACAGGTGATCCTCATGCACATTTGAGGGCCTACTGCGACAAGTTAGTAGGAGTGGGAAGGAACGAGAAATTGAGGATGAAATTGTTTATTAGAAGTTTGTCAGGAGAGGCGCTCACTTGGTATACTCGCCAAGATCCTCGCAAATGGAGCGACTGGCAGGATATGGCTGGGGATTTCATGAATCGCTTCGGATTCAACACTGAGATCACACCAGACAAATTTTCTCTGAGCAACATACAAAAGAAGGCGACTGAATCATTCCAGGATTACGCAAGACGTTGGAGAATTGAGGCTGCCCGAGTTATGCCCCCATTGGACGAAAGCGAGCTCAGCAAGTATTTCATTCGAGCTCAGGAAGGCATCTACTTTGAAAAGATGATGGGATCAATGGGCCAAAAGTTCGCAGATTTGGTCAAAATGGGAGACTTTTTGGAGGAAGGAATCAAGTCTGGAAAGATTCAATCAATGGCTGCGCTACAAGCCGCAAGCAAAGCCATACAGTCAGGTTCCATTAGCggaattaagaagaagaaggaggacaTATCCAATATCACACCTTACTATCGGCGAGGAGAGTCATCTCGCCGATACCCCACAAACCCCCAAATCTTTGCTCATGCCCCTTATGTCCCATACCCAGCTTATAACGCCCAACCACATTACAACCCACCACGAGCCCCCACTTACCAAAACCCTCCAAGACCTTACACCCCTATCCAAGCACCCGTTCACCAGAATAGACCACCATATGCCCCAAGACCTCGCCCAACTCCCGAAGTCAGAAATACCCGAACCTATACCCCCATAGCCGAGCCTTTGGCCCAGTTATTTGAAAGGTTGAGGACAGCAGGATTGTTGCAACCAGTTGAAGGGAGAATCCCTGATCCAATTCCTCGAAACTTTGATGGGAACAAACGCTGTGCATATCATTCGGGAATTCAGGGACATGACACCGAGGAATGCTTTGGTTTGAAGAACCAAGTTGAAGCTTTAATCAAGAGTGGAGCAATTCAATGCACTACAGCGCCCCCGAACGTGAACAACAACCCGCTACCAAATCATGGAAACCGAGCAGTTAATATGATATCATTTAATGAGGAATATGACTTGGAGGGAACCATTGTGCCCGTTGGAAACACTGAGGCATTTGTTGCAACATCCCCAACCGCTCCCATCATCACGGTACAGTTGAAGGCGCTCAAGAATCGTTCGTACATACCAACCAAAATTCGTGGTGACCACCGTTGTAGCAAGAAAGCACGATTATGA